The DNA segment GCACGAGGTCGAGCCCGCGACGTGGGAGAAGTACAAGTACTCGTGGGATCCCGTGCAGAAGCGGCTCGAGAAGGACGTGGTGGCCGAGTTCACGCAGTTCCCGCTGCGGCTCGCGTGGGCGGTCACCATCCACAAGGCGCAGGGCGCGAGCTACGACACCGCGATCGTCGACCTCGGCCAGCGCGTGTTCAGCCCCGGGCAGACGTACGTCGCGCTCAGCCGGCTCACGAGCCTCGAGGGCCTGTACCTCGAACGCCCGCTGCGGCCGAGCGACATCATCGTCGACCGCAACGTCGAGCGGTTCATGTCGGGCGCCGAGCGGGAGATCGGTACCGGAACGTGACCCCGAGTCATCCGTGAGGCTGATGCGCGCGCCCGAACCCCCGGGTTATGATCACAGCGTCACACACGTAGGGGGGCACGTGGAACGACGGGGGAACGGTCGTCGACTTCGAAGGCGAAGCGCAGCGCTTGGGGCGCTGAGCGGAGCGGTCGCCGTAGCGCTCGCGATGACCGGATGCATCGGCGGCACCGTCGACCCGGAGGCGCAGTTCGGCGGGACCGACGCCGCGATCCCGGTCGAGGTCTCCGATGCGCTCGACGCGGCGCTCGCGAACGCCGTCGCGCTGAGCGGCGCGAGCGGGGGCCTCGCCGCGATCGACGCGCCCTGGGCGGGGGAGTGGCGCGGTGTCGCCGGCACCGAGAGCTTCGACGAGCACGCGTCCGCGGTCGCGCCCGACGACAGCTTCCGGCTCGCGGGGGTGACCGGCGAGGTGACGTGCCTCATCCTGCTTCGTCTCGCCGACGCAGAGGTCGTCGGCCTCGCCGACCCCGTCTCAGAGCATGTCGACGGTATCCCCGGCCTCGACGGCATCACCCTCGAGCAGCTCTGCCGCCACACGTCGGGGCTCGCCGACTACTACCCGTCGCTTCGGACGCACTTCGCGCACAACCCCGAGCGGGTCTGGTCGCAGATCGAGCTCATCTCCAACGGGATGGCCCTCGACCGCGTCGGGACGCCGGGCGAGAAGTACTCCTATTCGCGCACCGGGCTGCTGCTCCTCGGCGTCGCGCTCGAACGCGCGACGAACCGCAGCTGGAACGACCTCGCCGAGCAGTACGTGTTCGAGCCTCTCGGGCTCGACGGAACCGAACTCCCCTCGCCGACCGACGTCGCCGACGCGTCGTCGCTCGACGGATACCTGCAGCCGCCCGGAGCCGACGGGAACCCCGTGTGCGATGTCCGCTACGACGTGTCGCGACTCTCGAGTTCAAGCGTGGGCGCCGCGGGCGGGGCGATCTCGACGCTCGACGATACGGTCACGATCAGCCAGGCGTTCGCCACCGGGTCGCTCCTCGGCGAGAAGACCGCGCGCGAGCAGTGGGCGACCGAGCACATCCCCGACCAGCCCTCCTGGGTCTCCGAAGGCGTCGGCGGGCTCGAATACGGCCCGCTTCGAGGCATCTCCACAGAGACCGCGGGTGCCGTGACGGCGGCCTTCACCGACCCCGGCAGCGGACTCACCGTCGTCCTCACGCTCAACAGCTCCACCGCCGGTCCCGACTTCGCGCGCGAGGCGGCGTTCGCGCTCGCCTCGATCGCGTCGAAGGCCCCGGGCGCAGACGGCGCGGAGGCGCCGCTCGTCGAACTGCCGTGGTCGATCGATCAGGCAAACGCCAATCTGGCGAGCCTCGCGAGGTGTGCGACGGCGCCGCCCGCCGAGGCGCCGCCTGCGGAGGCCCCAGCAGAAGGCTGACGTCGAAGCGCGACGGAACGGCGTCCGACACCACCCCAGGGATGTCGGACGCCGTCGCCTGCGAGAGAAGCCGTCGCGGGGATCGCCCGGGACTCAGCTCCGCCCGTCTCGGCGCCTGCGGCGCATGCCCGCGGTCACGGCCACGCCTCCCAACGCCAGGATGAGCGCGGCGATCGCGATGAGACCGCCCGCTTCGACGCCCGTGAACGCGAGCGGGCCACCGCCCGCAGCGGGCGAGTTCGAGCCGCCCCCGACCGGTCCGCCTTGTCCGGGACCGCCGGGACCGCCGGGACCGCCGGGCGTACCGGGATCGACCGGGTCGGTGACCGGTGCGAGCTCGGCGAGCGTCACCGCAGTCGTCAGGATGAGCCGGTGGGCGGAGATCTGCTTGTCGGGAGTGATCACCTCGTACTTCGCGCGCACCCAGAACGGCTCGCCCTCCTCGACCTGGATCGTGCGAGCCATCACAGGCCCGGGTTCGAGGACCCGGTCGTGCGGCACGCCCTCCCAGTAGAACTGGCCGGAGTAGATGCTCGACCCGTAGCCCACCGAGAAGTCGTACCCGCTGCTGTAGGCCGGGTAGCGGTTGAAGTGGGTGAGCGTCACGGGGTGCTCGGGGTCGGGCTCGGCCGCGAGCATCGCGTCCGACGCGGGTTCTCCGGACGTGAAGTCCAGAAGTCCCGCGGTCGGGGCCAGTCCGGCGATGCTCGGAGACCTCGAGGCATCCGGAAGCTGCGCGTCGCCGACGATCTCGGGGCTCAGCGTTCCGTCGGAGAGGATCGCCCAGAAGTCGTTCGTGATCTTCGGGGCGTCCGCGCATCGCGCGGAGCCCGTGTTCGCGTACGACGCGAGCACCTCGCCGTCGATCAGGAAGTCGACGCCCGTCATGGCGGTCATGTCGTACGTGCCCGAGATGACGGGCTTGTCGATCCAGATCGTCGCGAACACGACCGGGCCTGAGCACATCTTGTAGCGGACGGTCGCCTGGGTGATCGCCCCGACCTGGTTGTCGTAGACGATGTCGACGAGGTTCGGGTCGGCCGCGTTCGCGGTCATGGTGACCGTGCTCGGCTTCGTCTCCTCGACCGTGAACGGGTGGTCGATCTGCTGCGACAGCGAGCCGTCGACCGCGACCGCCCACACGTGGATCGTGTAGTCGCCCGCCGTCACCCGTGCCGCCGAGCTCCGGCGCACATCGAAGTCGAACATCGGATCGTGCGAGAGCTCGAGCCGCTCGTCGAGGGCGATCGAGCCGCCTGCGCTCTCGATCACGACACGTGCCGTGCCGTTGCCGCTGAACTGCACCTCGGCGGCTGCCGACGCGGTGCCGTCGGCGAGGTACTCGACGTATTCGTAGGTGTCGACGACGAGGAAGTCGGCGACCTCGATGGATGCCTCGGCATGGCCCGACTCCGCGTCGATCCCGACGACGTGAACGCCCGCGGCCGTGTCGGCAGGCATGATCGGGTTCTGCCCCGCCCGGCCGTCGTCGCCGGCGATGCCGCGCGCGAACGGCTCGCCGTCGAGCGTGACGGTGAAGGGCTCGGCGGGATCGAGGCCGGCCGCCTCGACGACGAAGCCCTTGCCGGGGCGCACCCGCTCAGGCGCGACCGAGAGCGTGAACTCCTCGTCATCGGGCGGCGTCGGCTCGCCCGGCGTCGTCACGAAGACGTTCGTCGTGTCGAAGCCTGTGCCGACGTGCACGCGACCGAAGTACCGCGATCCGGGCTCCAGACCCGACCACGAGGCCGTGACCGAGGCGGGCTCGCCGAGCCGCATCGAGAGCACGCTCGGGTCGGCGGTGAAGCCGCCGACCGACGGGTCGCCCCCGACGAGATACGCCGTGAGGTCGTAGGCGAGGTCGCCCTCGCCCGAGAAGAAGTCGACCTCGAGCACGTATCGCGAGGAGCCCATCTCGGGCACGATGAGCGTCTCGTCGGCGCTCGGGGTGGTCGCCTCGCGCATGAGCCAGCCGCCGCCCGCGCCGTCGGACGAGTACAGGCGAAGGTCGAGGTCGGCCGAATCGTCCGCCGCATCGAGCTCGAAGCGGGCGTACGTCGTGCCCTCCGGGACCTCGATGAGGTGCCGGTCGCGCGTGCCGCCCGCGGTGCCGACGCCGTGCATGACGCGACCTTCGACGAGACCGTCGATCGCGATCGGCACGTCGGTCGTCGCGCCCGCCGAGACGGGGATGTCGACCGAACCGTCGACGCCTTCGCCCGTCGCACGTGACGGGACGCTGAGCAGCACGGGGCGCACCGCGAGCGGCGTCGTGACGGTGCCGCCGGCGCCGCCACCCGAGCCGCCGCCGACCCAGCGCAGCGCACCCGTCGTGAACTCCTCGAGAGCGGCATCCGTGCGACGGAAGGTGACCGTGTACGTCGCCTCTTCGCCCGCACCGCCGAATTCGAGCACGCTCGGCTCGACGGTCACGTCGACGCCGGGCATGTCGACCGCTTGCGCCTCGAAGCGGCCCGCGGCCGTCGAGGTCACCGTGCGCTCGACCGACTCGACGCCGGCGAGGGCGCCGATCGAGATCGATGCGAGGTTGAGACTCGACGGGTCGATCGGGGCGACGCCGAAGTCGGCGGCGCCGAGGCCCTGCACGTACCCCAGCCAGTCGTCGAGGTCGTTCAGGAAGAGCAGACCCGGCTCGAGGTAACGGCGCGGGTCGGTGTGGCCGGCGCCCTGGGCGAACGGGTCCGAGACGGGCGACCCCGAGGCATCCACCGTGTCGTACGCCGTCGTCATGAGGGCCGACTTGATCGCGGCCGGCGACGCGTTCGGGCGCTCGCCGAGGTAGAGGGCCGCGAGGCCCGCGATGTGCGGGGAGGCCATCGACGTGCCCGACATGAGCATGAAGGTCGGGTCTTCGCCCTCGGCGTTCGCGCCGTCGGCGAGGATCGCGACGCCGGGCGCGGCGACGTCGGGCTTCAGGATGTCTCCGCCGTCGGCGAGGATCGGCCCGCGCGACGAGAAGCCCGCGACCTGCGGGGTCGGGAACGTCGGACCGCCCGTCGTGTTGCCGTCTTCGAGGGTGACCGTCGCGCCGTCGGTCGCGGCGTACGCGGTCACGGCCTCGAACGAGTCGGCGTCGAGGTGGACGGTCGGCACCGAGTGGGTGTCGAGGTCGATCGAGTTCGGCGAGGGGTTCACGAGCACCATGGCGATGCCGCCCGCCCGGGCCACTTCGGCCGACTTCGCGACGCGGTCGAACACACCGCGCTCGCACAGCACGATCTTGCCCGCGGCACCCGCAGGGTCGAGCGTGTCGGGTCCGCACAGGGTCGGGCTCTCGGCGCCGCCGACGGCGATCGCCGACGCCGCGACAAGGGGTCCGGCGAGCGTTCCGGCCGCGGGCAGGGTGATCGATCCGCCGAGGAGCGCACGCCCGTCGCCGAGTCGCACGGTCGCGTCGTAGCTCGGGATGGTCGACGCCGCGACGGTCGTGATCCAGGGCGCCGCGTTGTCGGCGGTGGATGCCTCGGGGCCGGCGTTGCCCGCGGCCGCGGCGACGAAGATGCCCGCGGCCGCCGCGCGGAGGAAGGCCTGGTCGGTCAGTGAGACGGTCGAGTACGCCGAGCCGCCGCCGATCGAGAAGTTGATGACGTCGACGCCGTCGGCCACCGCGGCGTCGATCGCCGCGAGCAGGTCGCCCATGGCGCATCCGTCTTCGAGGTGGGTGAGACCCGACCAGCAGACCTTGTAGGCCGCGATCTTCGCGGCGGGCGCGACGCCCGAGATCTCGCCGAGGTCTCGGCCTGCGACGCTCGCGTGCACGCCGTGGTTGCCCGCGGCCGTGCTCGCGGTGTGCGAGCCGTGGCTGTTGCCGTCGCGCGGCGAGACGTACTCGGCACGGTCGGGGCCGATCTGGCCTTCGCCGAAGTTGTCGAGGAAGTAGCGCGCGCCGATGAGCTTCGTCGAGCAGTCGTCGGCCGCGAACTGCTCGCCCGTCTCGCAGACCCCGCGGAAGGTGCCGCCGTCGGACTTGTCGAAGACGATCTCGTCGCCGTCTCGGTAGGGGTCGGCGCCCGCCGTGTCGCCGAGCGGCTCGCCGGCGAACGAGGGGTTCTCGGGCGCGATGCCGGTATCGATGACGCCGACGACGACGCCCTCACCGGCCGAGGCGAACCCGCCCGTGGCGTCCCAGACTCCGCCGTCGCCCGAGAGTCCGAGGAACTCGGTCGACGGCACGGCCTCCTGCACGTGGAGGAGCTCGTCCTTCACGACCTCGACGACGCGCGGGTCGGCGTCGAGCGCGGCCGCCTGCTCGGCGGTGAGCGTACTCGAGAAGCCGTTCGTCGCGAGCGTGTACGAGCTGATGATCTCGGCGCCGACCGAGTCCGCGACCGCGGTCTGCTCGTCGGCGAGGTGGTCGGCGTAGGCGACGGCCCGCTTCGAGCGGGCGTCGAGGTCGCCGCCGTCGCGCGCTCGCGTGGCGGCGAACGATCCCGTGCCGCCCGCGTACGTGGCGACGGCCTCGTCGCGGAGGGTCACGATGTAGCGTCCGGCTTCGAAGGCCGAGGCGTCGCGCGCGAGCCCGGATGCGTCGGGGCCGGCGGGTTCAGTCGGACTCGTCGCGGGGAGGTCGTCGGCTGCGGCCGCGATCGCCGTGAGCGGCGAGACGGCCGTGCCTGCCGCGAGCACGAGAAGCGCTGCGCCGAGCGCGACGCCGGAGCGCCGCGCTCGGACGGCGCGGAAGAGGGGGGTTGGAGTGGTCACATGGGTCCTTGGCTTCGATGCGGATGCCGGCCCGCCGAGCCCGTGACGGGTCGGCGGTCGTCCCAGTGTGAGCGAGTGATTCCCGCATGTGGTGGCCGGAATCGGCCAACGGCCGGAGTCGGCCACGGCGCGAAACGAGACTGTTACGCCGCGACATCCGACCGTCGCATTCCGCCCCTGAGCAGAGCGCTCCGCCGCGTCGGAGGCTACAGCCAGCCGCGCCGCGCGGCTTCGACGCCCGCTTGGAACCGATTGCCGGCGCCGAGCTCGGCGAGGAGCTCCTGGCTCCGCCGGCGGAGCGTGCGCGCCGAGACGCCGAGTCGACGGGCGATCGCGTCGTCCTTCATGCCCACCGCCATAAGGGTCAGGATGGCGCGTTCCTCGGGCGTCGGCGGCCGCCCGGCCGCAGTCGCCAACGGCGCGGCGGATGTCGTGCCCGCGACCTGCTCGCGGGCACCGGGCAGTGGCACCGCGCGCGCCCAGTGGAATTCGAACAACTCGTGCAGGGCGGCGACGAGCGGCGGCGCGTGCGTGATGAGCGCCTCGATGCGACCGGGGTCGAGGCTCAGCGACACGAGCGCGGTCGACCCGTCGACGATCACGAGTTTGAGGGGCAGCTCGTCGGTGATGCGCGACTGCTCGCCCTGCTCGGCCAGGAGCTCGACCTCCTCCCACGTCGAGCCCTCGTCGAAGCTCTCGATCGTGTAGATCGAGCGCCAGTCCACACCGCGTGCGAGCACGGCCGCCTGGAACGGGTCGAACGAGGCTGACACGTACGGCGGGCGGTCGAACGCGAGGAACTCCTTCGTCGCCTGGTGCTCGAGTCGCGCATACCAGGCGGCGACCGTGTCGGGGTCGCTCAGGACGACGGTCTGCTGCGAGGCCGGATCCTCGGGCGTGCCCGCGTCGAAGTACTCGCCGAGCGACGGGATCGCCTCTCGGATGCGGAGTGCCTGGTCGCTCAGTCGGTCGACGACGGTCCGGAGCGCGTAGCGCGGGTCGACGGCGGCATACGTCGGGGACTCGCCTTCGAGACGTGAGACGAGCCCGAGCCCGCGGAGGTCTTCGAGCCTGCGGAACGCCGTCTCGTCGTCGGCCTGCAACTGCTCGGCGACCTCGTGCGCGGTCGCTCGTCCGTGCATGAGCACGTGCACGTAGGCACGCTCGGTCGACTCTTCGAATCCGGCGAGATCGAGGAGCGGGAGATCGTCCGCCATCCGGCCAGCGTAGTCAGCCGGGCATAGTGCGGGCCCACCCGGTGTTGATGAGAATAGTTCTCGACAATTGGAGTCATCATGCAGGTCCGCAACTCGATCAAGTCCATGAAGAACCAACCCGGATCGCAGGTCGTGCGCCGCCGCGGCCGGGTCTTCGTCATCAACCGCCTCAACCCCCGGTTCAAGACGCGGCAGGGTTAGGCGCGAGCGGCAAGCGGATGTCTCGGCGATGAAACCGGGGCATCCGCTTCGTATTCCAGCCGTCGCGCGCCTGTCTCGCGCCTGTCTCGCGGCCGCCTCTCGGCCGTCGCGCCGCCCGGA comes from the Agromyces protaetiae genome and includes:
- a CDS encoding S8 family peptidase, coding for MTTPTPLFRAVRARRSGVALGAALLVLAAGTAVSPLTAIAAAADDLPATSPTEPAGPDASGLARDASAFEAGRYIVTLRDEAVATYAGGTGSFAATRARDGGDLDARSKRAVAYADHLADEQTAVADSVGAEIISSYTLATNGFSSTLTAEQAAALDADPRVVEVVKDELLHVQEAVPSTEFLGLSGDGGVWDATGGFASAGEGVVVGVIDTGIAPENPSFAGEPLGDTAGADPYRDGDEIVFDKSDGGTFRGVCETGEQFAADDCSTKLIGARYFLDNFGEGQIGPDRAEYVSPRDGNSHGSHTASTAAGNHGVHASVAGRDLGEISGVAPAAKIAAYKVCWSGLTHLEDGCAMGDLLAAIDAAVADGVDVINFSIGGGSAYSTVSLTDQAFLRAAAAGIFVAAAAGNAGPEASTADNAAPWITTVAASTIPSYDATVRLGDGRALLGGSITLPAAGTLAGPLVAASAIAVGGAESPTLCGPDTLDPAGAAGKIVLCERGVFDRVAKSAEVARAGGIAMVLVNPSPNSIDLDTHSVPTVHLDADSFEAVTAYAATDGATVTLEDGNTTGGPTFPTPQVAGFSSRGPILADGGDILKPDVAAPGVAILADGANAEGEDPTFMLMSGTSMASPHIAGLAALYLGERPNASPAAIKSALMTTAYDTVDASGSPVSDPFAQGAGHTDPRRYLEPGLLFLNDLDDWLGYVQGLGAADFGVAPIDPSSLNLASISIGALAGVESVERTVTSTAAGRFEAQAVDMPGVDVTVEPSVLEFGGAGEEATYTVTFRRTDAALEEFTTGALRWVGGGSGGGAGGTVTTPLAVRPVLLSVPSRATGEGVDGSVDIPVSAGATTDVPIAIDGLVEGRVMHGVGTAGGTRDRHLIEVPEGTTYARFELDAADDSADLDLRLYSSDGAGGGWLMREATTPSADETLIVPEMGSSRYVLEVDFFSGEGDLAYDLTAYLVGGDPSVGGFTADPSVLSMRLGEPASVTASWSGLEPGSRYFGRVHVGTGFDTTNVFVTTPGEPTPPDDEEFTLSVAPERVRPGKGFVVEAAGLDPAEPFTVTLDGEPFARGIAGDDGRAGQNPIMPADTAAGVHVVGIDAESGHAEASIEVADFLVVDTYEYVEYLADGTASAAAEVQFSGNGTARVVIESAGGSIALDERLELSHDPMFDFDVRRSSAARVTAGDYTIHVWAVAVDGSLSQQIDHPFTVEETKPSTVTMTANAADPNLVDIVYDNQVGAITQATVRYKMCSGPVVFATIWIDKPVISGTYDMTAMTGVDFLIDGEVLASYANTGSARCADAPKITNDFWAILSDGTLSPEIVGDAQLPDASRSPSIAGLAPTAGLLDFTSGEPASDAMLAAEPDPEHPVTLTHFNRYPAYSSGYDFSVGYGSSIYSGQFYWEGVPHDRVLEPGPVMARTIQVEEGEPFWVRAKYEVITPDKQISAHRLILTTAVTLAELAPVTDPVDPGTPGGPGGPGGPGQGGPVGGGSNSPAAGGGPLAFTGVEAGGLIAIAALILALGGVAVTAGMRRRRRDGRS
- a CDS encoding serine hydrolase domain-containing protein, which produces MTGCIGGTVDPEAQFGGTDAAIPVEVSDALDAALANAVALSGASGGLAAIDAPWAGEWRGVAGTESFDEHASAVAPDDSFRLAGVTGEVTCLILLRLADAEVVGLADPVSEHVDGIPGLDGITLEQLCRHTSGLADYYPSLRTHFAHNPERVWSQIELISNGMALDRVGTPGEKYSYSRTGLLLLGVALERATNRSWNDLAEQYVFEPLGLDGTELPSPTDVADASSLDGYLQPPGADGNPVCDVRYDVSRLSSSSVGAAGGAISTLDDTVTISQAFATGSLLGEKTAREQWATEHIPDQPSWVSEGVGGLEYGPLRGISTETAGAVTAAFTDPGSGLTVVLTLNSSTAGPDFAREAAFALASIASKAPGADGAEAPLVELPWSIDQANANLASLARCATAPPAEAPPAEAPAEG
- the ykgO gene encoding type B 50S ribosomal protein L36, producing the protein MQVRNSIKSMKNQPGSQVVRRRGRVFVINRLNPRFKTRQG
- a CDS encoding helix-turn-helix transcriptional regulator, producing MADDLPLLDLAGFEESTERAYVHVLMHGRATAHEVAEQLQADDETAFRRLEDLRGLGLVSRLEGESPTYAAVDPRYALRTVVDRLSDQALRIREAIPSLGEYFDAGTPEDPASQQTVVLSDPDTVAAWYARLEHQATKEFLAFDRPPYVSASFDPFQAAVLARGVDWRSIYTIESFDEGSTWEEVELLAEQGEQSRITDELPLKLVIVDGSTALVSLSLDPGRIEALITHAPPLVAALHELFEFHWARAVPLPGAREQVAGTTSAAPLATAAGRPPTPEERAILTLMAVGMKDDAIARRLGVSARTLRRRSQELLAELGAGNRFQAGVEAARRGWL